The stretch of DNA TACATCATGAAACGCCTGCACCAGGATTTTCAGAAAAGATATGCAAACTGGTTTCTCCGTCCCCATTTTGAAAGTTTCGGCAGGGGATGCACTTTTATGAAACCCTGGTTTGTGGAGATTTTCGGCGGTCCGGTCACCCTTGGCGACTACTGCACGGTTATTGCCACTGCGGACAGCCGTATTCGTCTGACCGTCTGGTCGGCAATGGGACAGCAGGGAGCAATAGATATCGGAAGTTACTCTCTTATTTGTCCTGGGGTGCGAATCAGCGCCGCGACAAAAATATTTATCGGCGCCAGTTGCATGCTGGCCCAGGGGGTTTTTATCACCGATTCCGATTGGCACGGGGTTTACGACAGAAGCCTTCCGGTCGGGAACACCCTTCCCGTCCATATTGAGGATAATGTCTGGATAGGGGACAGCGCCATTGTCTGCAAAGGGGTAAGAATCGGGAAAAACAGCATTGTTGGCGCCGGTTCCGTGGTTGTGCGCGATATTCCCGAAAATGTGATCGCCGCGGGCAATCCCGCAGTGGTCGTAAAATACCTCGATGCCGATCGGCCCATTAAAACTCGAGCGGACTGGCTCGCCGATCCCAAGGCGCTGGCCGCGCAATTTGAAGAAATAGATCGGGCATTTATGAAAAACAACAACTGGTTTGGGTGGGTGCGCTCCCTACTTTTCCCGCGCCGGGGTGATTAGGGAAAGGTATTGCCAGTTCGTTAACACACCCTACACAGCCGTATTTTTAGTAATGAAAGGTAAAGACAAAAGTCCCAATTATGTCGTTCCCGCGACACTTCTGGGGGGGAAAGTGAAGCTTGATGTTCATAATCCAGTTTGTAACTGTCTTAAATCATGGCTGCCCGACAAAAGCATTGTGTACATTAAGCTCCGCTTTCGGGCATGACAAAACGTTTTGCATTTAGCTCATGAGATTCTAATATCAGGAGGTATTTTTAATGAAGGTCGCCATTGTCGCACCGCCCTATCCGCTGGAAGAGGCGCCCGCCCCGCCGCTCGGCGTTACTTATGTGGCCGCCGCTTTCGAAGCCGCCGGGGCAGAGGTGCGGATATTCGATTATATTGTCAGCCGTTATTCTCCGGAGAAGCTGCGGGTGCAGCTTGACGACTTTTGTCCGGACGTCCTTGGGGCAACCTCGGTGACGCTCAATTTTCCGGGAGCGGCGGAGATTGTCTGCGAAGCAAAAAGGATCCGCCCTTCCCTTGTCACCATGATGGGCGGCCCTCACGTCTCCTTTACTGCGGAAAGATCGCTGCATGCATATCCGGGAATAGATATAATCGTGATCGGCGAAGGCGAGGAAACGATTGCCGAGCTGATGGCGACGGGTATGAGCCATCAAAAAATGGATGGCATCAGGGGAATCGCCTACCGGGTTGACGGCGGGATAAAGGTAAATGAACCCAGACCCTTTATTGAAGATATCGATGCACTGCCCCTGCCGGCCCGTCACCTGCTACCCCTTTCCCGATATCAGGCGCTGGGCTTTTCCATCAGCATAATCACCTCACGCGGTTGCCCCTATTCCTGCATCTTTTGTCAGGGCCGCCGGATGGTCGGAAACATTGTAAGAAAAAGAAGCCCCTCTCTGGTTGTCGATGAGATTGCGCAGATCATTTCCTACGGCATTGACCGGATTAATGTCGCGGATGACCTTTTTGTCTCCTCGCCCAAAAGGGTTAAAGAGGTATGCGATGAGATCATCCGCCGGAAACTGCGGTTTTCCTGGAGCGCATTTGCCCGTGTAAATACCGTTGATAAAGAGACCCTGCTCTTAATGCGCGAAACAGGATGCGACAGTATCAGCTTTGGCGTCGAAACGGGAAACCCGGAGATGATGACGCGCATTCGTAAAATGATAACCCTCGATCAGGTCCGCCATGCGGTCTCCCTGTGCCGTGAAGTTGGAATTATTCCCCATACTTCATTCATTGCCGGCCTTCCCGGAGAGACGCCGGCGACGCTCCGGGAAACGGAGGAGTTCGCCTCCCGGCTTGGGTCGCTGTACGGCTATCATCTTTTGGCTCCTTTTCCCGGAACCACGGTTCG from Syntrophobacterales bacterium encodes:
- a CDS encoding acyltransferase, which codes for MARKVEKLQRDHRPYIMKRLHQDFQKRYANWFLRPHFESFGRGCTFMKPWFVEIFGGPVTLGDYCTVIATADSRIRLTVWSAMGQQGAIDIGSYSLICPGVRISAATKIFIGASCMLAQGVFITDSDWHGVYDRSLPVGNTLPVHIEDNVWIGDSAIVCKGVRIGKNSIVGAGSVVVRDIPENVIAAGNPAVVVKYLDADRPIKTRADWLADPKALAAQFEEIDRAFMKNNNWFGWVRSLLFPRRGD
- a CDS encoding B12-binding domain-containing radical SAM protein, which translates into the protein MKVAIVAPPYPLEEAPAPPLGVTYVAAAFEAAGAEVRIFDYIVSRYSPEKLRVQLDDFCPDVLGATSVTLNFPGAAEIVCEAKRIRPSLVTMMGGPHVSFTAERSLHAYPGIDIIVIGEGEETIAELMATGMSHQKMDGIRGIAYRVDGGIKVNEPRPFIEDIDALPLPARHLLPLSRYQALGFSISIITSRGCPYSCIFCQGRRMVGNIVRKRSPSLVVDEIAQIISYGIDRINVADDLFVSSPKRVKEVCDEIIRRKLRFSWSAFARVNTVDKETLLLMRETGCDSISFGVETGNPEMMTRIRKMITLDQVRHAVSLCREVGIIPHTSFIAGLPGETPATLRETEEFASRLGSLYGYHLLAPFPGTTVREEVEKYDLEIMTDDWTKYDANKAIVRTAALAPADLDKFVADFEGRIATVWEEMVQGYRNKTNTPEIDMQVEGHFRMKLVYRLLSEDLIENLGVVKNNRADFDAGADSSAGASCVPAAPAEEELCRRIEAATGIEEELIRKTVRDFIEKGYLYAMFSEDSCIWRWTHNNQNRFESQETVVGG